The following are encoded together in the Glycine soja cultivar W05 chromosome 5, ASM419377v2, whole genome shotgun sequence genome:
- the LOC114413444 gene encoding uncharacterized protein LOC114413444: MEKSREEKLRQVWDCGSTLYDSYELNSFKRQLNTAIANSPSNRRTLSMSHLPERCLSSQPQPQPPMSNNKSFRFSRTFQKLLRFVFKSRNKLRISSTRSTSNNISTFQVAEKYSNDRFYVVYDKSEPVLSTIPELPEFEVGVLSPDITSFVRKSASERFMATASIGISCA, encoded by the coding sequence ATGGAGAAATCGAGAGAAGAAAAGCTTAGGCAAGTTTGGGATTGTGGCAGCACCCTATATGATTCCTACGAGCTCAACTCCTTCAAACGCCAATTAAACACGGCAATAGCGAATTCCCCGAGCAATAGAAGAACTCTTTCCATGTCTCATTTACCCGAACGTTGTCTCTCATcacaaccacaaccacaaccacccATGTCCAACAACAAGTCTTTCAGGTTCTCTCGAACCTTCCAGAAACTCCTTCGATTTGTTTTCAAGTCCCGCAACAAACTGAGGATCTCTAGCACCCGTAGTACTAGTAACAATATTAGTACTTTCCAAGTGGCAGAGAAATATTCCAATGACCGTTTCTACGTTGTTTATGATAAGTCCGAACCGGTTCTCTCCACAATTCCCGAACTTCCAGAGTTTGAGGTGGGTGTTCTTTCGCCAGATATCACTTCCTTCGTCAGAAAGTCAGCGTCGGAGCGGTTTATGGCCACCGCTTCTATCGGTATTTCGTGTGCTTAA
- the LOC114413446 gene encoding uncharacterized protein LOC114413446 isoform X1 codes for MNKIEMAATINLSLPLLSLCKPPKFLKPPTTRFLQHEYVNSLSLSLRRRITESNTCRKRRGIVCGLPLPVDPWAPTIDSQSIASQLFAFSLFPYIGFLYFITKSKTAPNLTLFGFYFLLAFVGATIPAGIYAKVHYGTSLSNVDWLHGGAESLLTLTNLFIVLGLREGLRKAENSQRDQNASTPNSGLDE; via the exons ATGAACAAGATTGAAATGGCAGCTACTATTAACTTGTCCCTGCCCCTTTTGTCCCTCTGCAAACCCCCTAAGTTTCTGAAACCTCCAACAACAAGATTTCTGCAACATGAATACGTAAACAGCCTCAGCCTCAGCCTCAGAAGAAGAATCACTGAATCAAACACTTGCAGAAAAAGAAGAGGGATCGTGTGCGGGTTGCCATTGCCAGTTGATCCATGGGCACCTACCATTGACTCCCAGAGCATCGCATCCCAGCTCTTCGCGTTTTCCTTGTTTCCATACATCGGATTCTTGTACTTCATTACCAAGTCCAAGACCGCTCCCAACCTCACCCTCTTCGGCTTTTACTTCTTGCTTGCCTTTGTTGGAGCCACAA TACCAGCTGGAATTTATG CGAAGGTGCATTATGGGACTTCTTTGTCCAATGTAGACTGGTTACACGGTGGGGCTGAGTCGCTCCTCACTCTCACTAACTTGTTCATTGTCTTGGGTCTCAGAGAGGGTCTCAGAAAAGCTGAAAATTCACAACGTGATCAAAATGCTTCCACTCCCAATTCAGGCTTGGACGAGTAG
- the LOC114413446 gene encoding uncharacterized protein LOC114413446 isoform X2, with translation MNKIEMAATINLSLPLLSLCKPPKFLKPPTTRFLQHEYVNSLSLSLRRRITESNTCRKRRGIVCGLPLPVDPWAPTIDSQSIASQLFAFSLFPYIGFLYFITKSKTAPNLTLFGFYFLLAFVGATTKVHYGTSLSNVDWLHGGAESLLTLTNLFIVLGLREGLRKAENSQRDQNASTPNSGLDE, from the exons ATGAACAAGATTGAAATGGCAGCTACTATTAACTTGTCCCTGCCCCTTTTGTCCCTCTGCAAACCCCCTAAGTTTCTGAAACCTCCAACAACAAGATTTCTGCAACATGAATACGTAAACAGCCTCAGCCTCAGCCTCAGAAGAAGAATCACTGAATCAAACACTTGCAGAAAAAGAAGAGGGATCGTGTGCGGGTTGCCATTGCCAGTTGATCCATGGGCACCTACCATTGACTCCCAGAGCATCGCATCCCAGCTCTTCGCGTTTTCCTTGTTTCCATACATCGGATTCTTGTACTTCATTACCAAGTCCAAGACCGCTCCCAACCTCACCCTCTTCGGCTTTTACTTCTTGCTTGCCTTTGTTGGAGCCACAA CGAAGGTGCATTATGGGACTTCTTTGTCCAATGTAGACTGGTTACACGGTGGGGCTGAGTCGCTCCTCACTCTCACTAACTTGTTCATTGTCTTGGGTCTCAGAGAGGGTCTCAGAAAAGCTGAAAATTCACAACGTGATCAAAATGCTTCCACTCCCAATTCAGGCTTGGACGAGTAG